The Apium graveolens cultivar Ventura chromosome 6, ASM990537v1, whole genome shotgun sequence genome contains a region encoding:
- the LOC141665453 gene encoding MLO-like protein 4: MELLREGRSLKETPTWSVAAVTTVMVFLCFFAQSSIYKFGKWLKKTRRKALFASLEKIKEELMLLGLISLFLGQWASVISRICLDSSLFSSKFFLCSKEDFEIKEHITLRKFMFMNETEDPAKGINFPVAHHCGKGREPFVSHEGLEQLNRFLFVLGITHVLYSCIAVGLAMSKIYSWRKWEYLASVSAESNFQAKKNKVMRRQSTFILHHASHPWSRSRVLIWMLCFFRQFRSSIHKSDYFALRLGFITNHNLPLSYNFHNYMVRSMEEEFYGMVGISWPLWGYAIICIFINIHGLNIYFWIAFIPAILAMLVGTKQQHIVSLLALEIVEPKDPSVGSQVKPSDDLFWFGKPEILLRLIQFISFQNAFEMATFIWSLWGLKQRSCFMKNHTMIIIRLACGVMVQFWCSYTTVPLNVIITQMGSRCKKALIAESVRDSLHSWCKRVKERSKRDAVNSIATRSTCSLGSTIDEGDQIITVISPTISPCSSNASLNQLCMPSTDQPSGGIDQLVHEHSFGTSEYATHGVNNGNMEDAEEGKTETLFELLRKT; the protein is encoded by the exons ATGGAGTTATTAAGAGAAGGAAGGTCCCTGAAGGAGACACCAACATGGTCAGTTGCAGCAGTTACTACTGTCATGGTCTTTTTGTGTTTTTTTGCTCAAAGTTCTATCTATAAATTTGGAAAA TGGTTGAAGAAAACTAGAAGGAAGGCTCTTTTTGCTTCTTTGGAGAAGATTAAGGAGG AGCTGATGCTGCTTGGACTTATATCTTTGTTCTTGGGGCAATGGGCAAGTGTGATTTCACGCATCTGTTTAGACTCCTCTCTTTTTAGTAGCAAGTTCTTCCtttgttctaaagaagatttCGAAATAAAAGAGCATATTACACTTAGAAAGTTCATGTTTATGAATGAGACTGAAGATCCAGCTAAAGGAATTAATTTTCCAGTTGCTCATCATTGTGGCAAG GGGCGTGAACCTTTTGTTTCTCATGAGGGTCTTGAGCAGCTTAATCGTTTCTTGTTTGTTCTTGGCATCACACATGTTCTGTACAGTTGTATTGCTGTTGGTTTGGCTATGAGCAAG ATTTACAGCTGGAGGAAATGGGAATATCTGGCAAGCGTTTCAGCTGAAAGCAATTTCCAAG CAAAGAAAAACAAGGTTATGAGAAGGCAATCCACCTTTATCTTACATCATGCATCGCATCCCTGGAGTAGGAGCAGGGTTCTCATTTGGATG CTTTGTTTTTTCAGACAGTTTCGGAGTTCTATTCATAAGTCAGATTACTTTGCACTTCGACTGGGTTTCATCACC aatcACAACTTACCACTTTCTTATAATTTCCATAATTATATGGTCCGAAGCATGGAAGAAGAATTTTATGGAATGGTGGGAATAAG CTGGCCACTCTGGGGCTACGCCATAATATGCATCTTCATAAACATACACG GTCTAAATATTTACTTCTGGATTGCATTTATTCCTGCAATT CTCGCCATGTTGGTTGGAACAAAACAACAACACATCGTGTCCTTGTTAGCACTTGAAATTGTGGAACCAAAGGACCCATCTGTCGGAAGCCAAGTCAAGCCAAGTGATGATCTTTTTTGGTTTGGGAAACCAGAAATATTGTTGCGCTTAATACAGTTCATATCATTTCAG AATGCCTTTGAGATGGCAACCTTCATTTGGTCCCTG TGGGGACTAAAGCAGCGATCATGTTTCATGAAGAACCATACGATGATAATCATAAGGCTGGCTTGTGG GGTTATGGTCCAGTTCTGGTGTAGCTATACCACTGTGCCTCTAAATGTTATTATCACACAG ATGGGTTCCCGATGTAAGAAAGCCTTGATAGCTGAGAGTGTGAGAGACTCACTCCACAGCTGGTGTAAAAGAGTGAAAGAAAGGTCCAAGCGTGATGCTGTAAACTCTATAGCAACAAGGTCTACATGTTCACTCGGATCAACAATAGACGAAGGCGACCAAATCATAACAGTGATATCTCCTACTATATCACCTTGCTCTTCCAATGCTTCACTTAACCAACTATGCATGCCATCAACTGATCAACCAAGTGGGGGTATTGACCAATTGGTACACGAGCATTCTTTCGGGACATCTGAATATGCAACACATGGCGTGAACAATGGGAATATGGAAGATGCAGAGGAGGGAAAAACTGAGACATTGTTTGAATTGTTAAGAAAGACATGA